The following are encoded together in the Gordonia insulae genome:
- a CDS encoding CoA transferase, protein MTEWGATSPSVSRWLHPWWPDLPSALVSDPACAVLGWAAGGGMAVTGCVPGCPDIVPAAAFGALEDSLRALSWLTGLTGSAVDLDAGVVIGGRAATRGLRSAGRVSAGGMTRLLRAADEWFAISLCRPDDVASVPALIGDRGTDDPWFDVTEFARSTTAAAVVEQAQLLGIAAATLGDPIGGAAPAAPFEVTEIASSTSSLSIADMTVVDLSSLWAGPLCGHVLRQAGARVIKVESTGRPDGARIGDPALFDWLHRGQEFRDIDFTSSAGRDALAELITDADVVIEASRPRALESLGLSPDQLVHRPGRIWVSITGGGRSRPMQVDFGDDAAVGGGLVGWRDDGPVFCADAVADPLSGITAALAVTAAAHAGGGVLVDLSMTNTAAAFAASELRCPGVHLVRQADGGAIVDCTHEKRSQPVLPPAAPPC, encoded by the coding sequence GTGACCGAGTGGGGTGCGACATCGCCATCGGTCTCGCGATGGCTGCACCCCTGGTGGCCGGACCTGCCGTCAGCGCTGGTCTCCGACCCCGCATGCGCGGTACTGGGCTGGGCCGCAGGCGGTGGCATGGCCGTGACCGGCTGCGTCCCAGGATGTCCCGATATCGTGCCGGCGGCGGCATTCGGCGCGCTCGAGGACTCCTTGCGGGCGCTGTCGTGGCTGACCGGACTCACCGGTTCGGCAGTGGACCTCGACGCCGGCGTCGTGATCGGGGGCCGGGCAGCGACGCGCGGTCTGCGCAGTGCGGGCCGCGTGTCCGCCGGGGGTATGACCCGGCTCCTCCGGGCCGCCGACGAGTGGTTCGCGATCTCGCTGTGCCGCCCGGATGATGTGGCGTCGGTACCGGCCCTGATCGGTGACCGCGGCACCGACGACCCATGGTTCGACGTCACCGAGTTCGCCCGCTCGACCACCGCCGCCGCCGTCGTCGAGCAAGCGCAGCTACTGGGAATCGCCGCAGCGACACTTGGCGACCCGATCGGCGGCGCCGCCCCGGCAGCCCCGTTCGAGGTCACCGAGATCGCCTCATCCACAAGCAGTCTCAGCATCGCGGACATGACGGTCGTCGACCTCTCGTCGCTCTGGGCCGGGCCGCTCTGCGGCCATGTCCTGCGTCAGGCCGGCGCCCGGGTCATCAAGGTCGAGAGCACCGGGCGTCCCGACGGTGCGCGGATCGGCGACCCGGCGCTCTTCGACTGGCTCCATCGGGGGCAGGAGTTCCGGGATATCGACTTCACCTCTTCGGCCGGACGAGATGCGCTGGCGGAGTTGATCACCGACGCGGACGTCGTGATCGAGGCCTCGCGCCCCCGTGCGCTGGAAAGCCTCGGTCTGTCCCCGGACCAGCTCGTCCACCGCCCCGGGCGGATCTGGGTCAGCATCACCGGTGGGGGTCGGTCGCGACCGATGCAGGTCGACTTCGGCGATGACGCCGCCGTCGGTGGCGGGCTGGTCGGGTGGCGGGACGACGGGCCGGTGTTCTGTGCCGACGCCGTCGCGGACCCGCTGTCGGGGATCACCGCGGCGCTCGCGGTGACCGCTGCGGCCCACGCCGGAGGTGGCGTGCTCGTCGACCTGTCCATGACCAACACCGCAGCAGCATTCGCAGCTTCCGAACTCCGTTGCCCAGGAGTACATCTCGTTCGCCAGGCCGACGGCGGCGCGATCGTCGACTGCACCCACGAGAAGCGCAGCCAACCGGTGCTACCGCCCGCAGCCCCGCCATGCTGA
- a CDS encoding TIGR03618 family F420-dependent PPOX class oxidoreductase: MSRPPLPDAAKEVLAKPNPCVMATLRSDGAPVSAATWYLLEGDRVLLSMDNDRARLGHLRRDPRVTLTILDEATWYTHVTLIGRVVELRDDDDLADIDRLSRHYGGSPYPERERARTTAIVEIERWHGWGSLKDNDRAAPGQ, from the coding sequence ATGTCACGGCCCCCGCTTCCCGACGCCGCGAAAGAAGTTCTCGCCAAGCCCAATCCATGTGTGATGGCGACCTTGCGTTCGGACGGGGCGCCGGTGTCCGCGGCGACCTGGTATCTGCTCGAGGGTGATCGGGTACTGCTCAGCATGGACAACGACCGTGCTCGGCTCGGCCACCTCCGGCGCGATCCGCGGGTCACCCTCACCATCCTCGACGAGGCGACCTGGTACACCCACGTCACCCTCATCGGGCGGGTCGTCGAGCTCCGCGACGACGACGACCTGGCCGACATCGACCGACTCTCCCGCCACTACGGCGGCAGCCCGTATCCCGAGCGCGAACGCGCCCGCACCACGGCGATCGTCGAGATCGAGCGCTGGCACGGGTGGGGCTCACTGAAGGACAACGACCGGGCGGCGCCCGGCCAGTAG
- a CDS encoding CPBP family intramembrane glutamic endopeptidase: MTRTLDDLTRRLTAAAPVTRLDDPATLLRRRIVVAVFLVVGAVVLGFSLTAEPGDSTFYPLTIALAATWLIGGFASGPIRPGRFGLDDSASTGRAAVLGIVVGLLVGLVFVIGALVTREIPPLADLVSQVLAFRDEGSLVVITLITLGNGLAEEVFFRGGVYSAAQSFHPMVVSTALYVLATLASGNVMLGFAAIILGAACAVLRRCTDGVVAPICTHVVWGAIVLFGLPPIFA, translated from the coding sequence ATGACCAGGACACTCGACGATCTCACGCGCCGCCTCACCGCAGCCGCTCCCGTAACCCGCCTCGACGACCCGGCGACATTGCTCCGCCGCCGCATCGTGGTGGCGGTGTTCCTGGTGGTCGGCGCGGTCGTTCTCGGCTTCTCCCTGACCGCGGAACCCGGCGACAGCACCTTCTACCCGTTGACGATCGCGCTCGCGGCCACCTGGTTGATCGGCGGTTTCGCTTCGGGGCCCATCCGCCCGGGCCGGTTCGGGCTCGACGACAGCGCCTCGACCGGTCGTGCTGCCGTGCTGGGCATCGTGGTCGGGTTGCTCGTCGGCCTGGTGTTCGTCATCGGCGCCCTGGTCACCCGGGAGATCCCGCCGCTCGCCGACCTCGTCTCCCAGGTCCTCGCCTTTCGCGACGAGGGCAGCCTGGTGGTGATCACGCTGATCACCCTCGGCAACGGGCTGGCCGAGGAGGTGTTCTTCCGCGGCGGTGTCTACTCCGCCGCGCAGTCGTTCCATCCGATGGTGGTGTCGACGGCGCTCTACGTACTGGCCACCCTGGCCAGCGGCAATGTGATGCTGGGGTTCGCCGCGATCATCCTCGGCGCGGCCTGCGCGGTGCTCCGACGATGCACCGACGGCGTCGTCGCGCCCATCTGTACCCATGTGGTGTGGGGCGCGATCGTGCTGTTCGGTCTGCCGCCGATCTTCGCCTGA
- a CDS encoding MBL fold metallo-hydrolase, whose protein sequence is MTGTAGDRDHPRPQLRWLGHASAIITDRGTTVLTDPVLTARVAHLRRRRGPVPADLGPLPTDVVVLSHLHADHTHLPSLRTIGDDVPIVVPRHAPDVLPSLRTVGARLIEVTAGDEVSIGGVMIRAVPAEHDGRRWRRGPHTTAALGYVIVGDATTYFAGDTDLYPDLADWVPESDLALLPVGGWGPTLGAGHMDPARAAAAAESIGARLTVPIHFGTLWPIGLDRVRPDRFYGPGADFARRARERGFAATELVPGDRLETGS, encoded by the coding sequence ATGACCGGCACAGCGGGGGACCGTGACCATCCGCGACCGCAGTTGCGCTGGCTCGGTCACGCCAGCGCGATCATCACTGATCGGGGGACGACGGTGCTGACCGACCCTGTCCTGACCGCACGTGTCGCCCACCTGCGGCGGCGCCGCGGCCCGGTGCCGGCCGACCTCGGGCCTCTGCCGACGGACGTCGTCGTACTCTCCCATCTGCACGCCGATCACACACACCTGCCGTCGCTGCGGACGATCGGAGACGATGTCCCGATCGTGGTGCCGCGGCATGCGCCCGACGTGCTGCCGTCGCTGCGGACCGTCGGCGCCCGGTTGATCGAGGTCACCGCCGGCGACGAGGTGAGCATCGGTGGGGTCATGATCCGCGCGGTCCCCGCCGAGCACGACGGCAGGCGTTGGCGTCGCGGCCCGCACACGACCGCCGCGCTCGGGTACGTGATCGTCGGCGACGCGACGACGTACTTCGCCGGGGACACCGACCTCTACCCGGATCTGGCCGACTGGGTGCCCGAGAGCGACCTGGCGCTGCTTCCGGTCGGTGGTTGGGGACCGACTCTCGGTGCCGGACACATGGACCCGGCACGAGCGGCGGCGGCCGCAGAGTCGATCGGTGCCCGCCTGACCGTGCCGATTCATTTCGGCACACTGTGGCCGATCGGTCTGGACCGGGTGCGCCCCGACCGGTTTTACGGTCCGGGAGCCGACTTCGCGCGACGCGCACGCGAACGGGGCTTCGCCGCAACAGAACTCGTACCGGGTGATCGGCTGGAGACCGGATCATGA
- a CDS encoding NAD(P)H-binding protein, which translates to MRLLVTGASGYVGSRLVCDLLARGHDVVVTSRRPESLRRFSWYEQVTPIQMDADDPYSPGEALAGAGTIDALYYLVHGIGQSDFHNTDIKAARHVARAARDAGVGRIVYLGGFVPEGDREDLSDHLRSRAEVGDALRLADGPDLVWLRAAVILGAGSTSFEIIRYVADRLAVIPEPSWIDNPMDPIAVRDVIHYLAAVSDRQIPAGAYDIAGPDVGARYGSVLGEYLRAIKQPRVRVPLPFVNSRLAARVTGRLVPVPTSLTVDLVSSLSHPMSASEHKIRELVPDPEGGLTPMRVAVMSSVHTNAPRPVCELADPHHLADTDPQWAGGDMMRAWRRVGSVVGATAGGVRGVVSLLTG; encoded by the coding sequence ATGAGGCTCCTCGTCACCGGGGCCAGCGGATACGTCGGTTCTCGACTGGTCTGCGACCTACTCGCACGCGGCCACGACGTGGTCGTGACCAGTCGACGACCGGAGTCGCTGCGGCGTTTCAGCTGGTACGAGCAGGTCACCCCGATCCAGATGGATGCCGATGACCCCTATTCGCCAGGTGAGGCGCTGGCCGGCGCGGGCACCATCGACGCGCTCTACTACCTGGTCCACGGCATCGGCCAGTCCGACTTCCACAACACCGACATCAAGGCGGCCCGCCACGTCGCCCGTGCCGCGCGCGACGCCGGCGTCGGTCGGATCGTCTACCTCGGCGGGTTCGTCCCGGAGGGCGATCGCGAGGATCTGTCCGATCATCTACGGAGTCGGGCCGAGGTCGGCGATGCCCTGCGTCTGGCGGACGGACCGGATCTGGTGTGGCTACGGGCCGCGGTCATCCTGGGGGCCGGCTCCACGTCGTTCGAGATCATCCGTTATGTGGCCGATCGCCTCGCGGTGATCCCCGAGCCGAGTTGGATCGACAACCCGATGGATCCCATCGCGGTACGCGATGTCATCCACTATCTGGCCGCGGTGTCCGACAGGCAGATACCCGCCGGTGCGTACGACATCGCGGGCCCCGACGTCGGGGCGCGCTACGGGTCGGTGCTCGGCGAATACCTGCGTGCCATCAAGCAACCGCGGGTCCGCGTGCCGCTGCCCTTCGTCAATTCCCGTCTGGCCGCTCGGGTGACGGGACGGCTCGTACCGGTCCCGACGTCCCTGACCGTCGACCTCGTGTCGTCGTTGAGCCACCCGATGAGTGCGTCCGAACACAAGATCCGCGAGCTCGTGCCCGATCCCGAGGGTGGTCTGACACCGATGCGGGTGGCCGTGATGTCGTCGGTGCACACCAACGCGCCGAGGCCGGTGTGCGAACTCGCCGACCCCCATCATCTCGCCGACACCGACCCGCAATGGGCCGGCGGAGACATGATGCGGGCGTGGCGTCGGGTCGGGTCGGTGGTCGGCGCCACTGCGGGAGGGGTCCGTGGCGTGGTATCCCTTCTGACAGGATGA
- a CDS encoding sulfurtransferase, whose protein sequence is MPLITVDDLTEAMLSDRPPVILDVRWQLGDSRGHEHYRAGHVPGAVFVDLDTELAAPPSPSRGRHPLPEIADLQAAARRWGIDEGSPVVVYDDIGNLASARAWWLLRWAGVTDVRLLDGGLGAWRAAGLRLSSGDTTPRAGAVTLSAGHMPVAEIDDVAGSDSVVLDARAAERYRGEVEPMDPRAGHIPGAVSAPTADNVDPDGRFRAADELRERFSALGVRDGSQVITYCGSGINAAHEIAALELAGVTGTLYPGSWSQWSSDSGRPVETGAPGSR, encoded by the coding sequence ATGCCGCTGATCACCGTCGACGACCTCACCGAAGCCATGCTGTCCGACCGACCGCCGGTGATCCTCGATGTCCGCTGGCAGCTCGGTGACAGCCGCGGCCACGAGCACTACCGTGCCGGACACGTCCCGGGGGCGGTCTTTGTGGACCTCGACACGGAATTGGCGGCCCCGCCGTCACCGTCGCGGGGACGACATCCCCTACCCGAGATCGCCGATCTGCAGGCCGCCGCCCGGCGGTGGGGAATCGACGAGGGGTCCCCGGTGGTGGTCTACGACGACATCGGCAACCTCGCGTCGGCGCGGGCATGGTGGTTGCTGCGCTGGGCCGGCGTGACCGATGTCCGGTTGCTCGACGGCGGGCTCGGCGCGTGGCGGGCGGCCGGTCTCCGGCTGTCGTCCGGTGACACGACGCCGCGTGCGGGTGCGGTCACGTTGTCGGCGGGTCACATGCCCGTCGCGGAGATCGACGACGTCGCGGGATCGGATTCGGTCGTGTTGGATGCCCGTGCGGCAGAACGCTATCGGGGCGAGGTGGAGCCGATGGACCCGCGAGCCGGGCACATCCCCGGCGCGGTCAGTGCCCCGACCGCCGACAACGTCGACCCCGACGGCCGGTTCCGTGCCGCCGACGAACTGCGGGAGCGGTTCTCCGCGTTGGGTGTTCGTGACGGAAGTCAGGTGATCACGTACTGCGGTTCGGGTATCAACGCCGCACACGAGATCGCGGCGCTCGAACTCGCCGGGGTCACCGGGACGCTCTATCCCGGCTCCTGGTCGCAGTGGTCCTCGGATTCTGGTCGGCCCGTCGAGACAGGTGCGCCCGGCAGTCGGTAG
- a CDS encoding phage holin family protein, whose amino-acid sequence MRSTARVLGIIVEFLVLWLTSAVALLLLDVVFGGVTLDSVTIAGHATTLPAALALALVFGLLNAILWPLVVRAMSWIGPVVLFLLVFVAGGLLLMLSLAIVPVATVDRTFDLFVMAALLSLFSSVVGGVIASRSDTSYRLMQVRRQRFRRRRAPASPASPGLLCVQIDGLGHEVLRRAIADGVTPTLAKLVRETHRLIPWHTDWSSQTGASQLGILHGSNHNVPAFRWYDKSTGTISVFSNPRDNEQREMERAGLPGLLAVDGASRGNLFTGGAADNVLVVSRMRGARLGGGAGYGSYFIDPSSALRTVVRMIAEIQRELRQSLTQRRRDVRPRVGRGGVYPLVRAFTTVVATDVTVAAVVRDLIEGRGIIYADLIGYDEVSHHSGISRPETLAVLTKIDETIRLLLAVVEQADRDYHVALLSDHGQSQGATFSRRYGETLPQLVHRLCGEPDRPATDDASGRAAGEGRLYASASIGASIDAPDPTPPTDRPVVLGSGNLGLISFPTIPGRADTASIDRAYPGLVDALRTHPGIGFLLVARPSGGSVILGDGGSVDVATGEVSGINPLGGFGDDALDKIRRTDTFDNVADIMVGGAYWAETDEVAAFEEQVGSHGGMGGPQSTPFLLHPVDLPAPPDPLDGAEAVHRVLAGWRDLHRTDVSPVAEAPTN is encoded by the coding sequence ATGCGCAGTACCGCACGAGTCCTCGGCATCATCGTCGAGTTCCTGGTCCTGTGGCTGACCTCAGCCGTGGCGCTGCTGCTCCTCGACGTCGTCTTCGGAGGCGTGACACTCGACTCGGTCACCATCGCCGGACACGCCACCACACTTCCCGCCGCGCTGGCCCTGGCGCTGGTGTTCGGCCTGCTGAACGCGATCCTGTGGCCGCTCGTGGTGCGGGCGATGTCATGGATCGGTCCCGTGGTGCTGTTCCTGCTCGTCTTCGTCGCGGGCGGACTGCTGCTGATGCTGTCGCTCGCGATCGTGCCGGTGGCCACGGTCGACCGGACCTTCGACCTGTTCGTGATGGCAGCGTTGCTCTCCCTGTTCAGTTCCGTCGTCGGCGGTGTCATCGCGTCCAGATCGGACACGTCCTACCGGTTGATGCAGGTGCGCCGACAACGCTTCCGGCGGCGCCGCGCACCGGCATCGCCGGCATCACCGGGTCTGCTGTGTGTGCAGATCGACGGTCTGGGACATGAGGTCCTGCGTCGCGCCATCGCGGACGGGGTGACCCCGACCCTCGCGAAACTGGTCCGGGAGACCCATCGACTCATTCCGTGGCACACCGATTGGAGCAGCCAGACTGGCGCCTCCCAACTCGGGATTCTGCACGGCTCCAACCACAACGTCCCGGCGTTCCGCTGGTACGACAAGTCGACCGGGACGATCTCGGTGTTCAGCAACCCGCGCGACAACGAGCAACGTGAGATGGAGCGGGCCGGGCTGCCCGGGTTGCTCGCGGTGGATGGCGCGAGCCGGGGCAACCTCTTCACCGGCGGGGCCGCCGACAACGTTCTGGTGGTCAGCCGCATGCGTGGCGCGCGGCTCGGTGGCGGCGCAGGCTACGGGTCGTACTTCATCGATCCGTCCAGCGCCCTGCGCACCGTCGTCCGGATGATCGCGGAGATCCAGCGTGAGCTCCGGCAGTCGTTGACGCAGCGCCGCCGTGACGTACGACCGCGTGTCGGGCGCGGCGGCGTCTATCCGTTGGTCCGCGCATTCACCACGGTCGTGGCCACCGACGTGACGGTGGCGGCGGTGGTTCGGGACCTGATCGAGGGACGCGGCATCATCTATGCCGACCTGATCGGCTACGACGAGGTATCGCATCACTCGGGGATCTCGCGTCCGGAGACCCTTGCGGTCCTGACGAAGATCGACGAGACGATTCGTCTCCTGCTGGCGGTCGTCGAGCAAGCGGACCGCGACTACCACGTGGCACTGCTCTCCGACCACGGTCAGAGTCAGGGTGCGACGTTCAGCCGCCGCTATGGAGAGACGCTGCCGCAGCTGGTGCACCGCTTGTGCGGCGAACCCGATCGCCCGGCGACCGACGATGCCTCGGGCCGTGCCGCCGGGGAGGGCCGGCTCTATGCCTCCGCGAGTATCGGCGCATCGATCGATGCACCCGATCCGACGCCACCCACCGACCGGCCCGTGGTGCTGGGCTCCGGCAATCTCGGCCTCATCAGCTTTCCGACGATTCCGGGCCGGGCCGACACCGCCTCGATCGACCGCGCCTATCCGGGCCTCGTCGATGCGTTGCGGACGCACCCCGGCATCGGCTTCCTGCTCGTCGCCCGTCCTTCCGGCGGCTCGGTGATCCTCGGCGACGGCGGCAGCGTCGACGTCGCCACCGGAGAGGTGAGCGGCATCAACCCTCTGGGCGGGTTCGGCGACGACGCCCTCGACAAGATCCGCCGCACCGACACCTTCGACAACGTCGCCGACATCATGGTCGGCGGTGCGTACTGGGCCGAGACCGACG
- a CDS encoding type 1 glutamine amidotransferase domain-containing protein: MARTVLFVMTGSDHWTLKDGTRHPTGFWAEEAVAPLEILKDAGYEVTVATPGGVRPPVDEGSLSTESAGSAETAAHLRDVVESAPEFRNPIALSDVDVADYDAVFVPGGHGPMEDLAVDADAGRILVAATSDRPVGVVCHGPAILLSAVDADGKNAFAGYTVTGFTNTEEEQAGLAAKAPWLLQDRLTDAGLKVLTGDPWVSHIETDRNLLTGQNPASSSTLAHALLERLGKDS, translated from the coding sequence ATGGCACGCACAGTGTTGTTCGTGATGACCGGATCAGATCACTGGACCTTGAAAGACGGAACCAGGCATCCGACCGGTTTCTGGGCCGAGGAGGCCGTTGCGCCGCTCGAGATCCTGAAGGACGCGGGATACGAGGTGACGGTGGCGACCCCGGGCGGGGTGCGCCCTCCGGTGGACGAGGGCAGCCTCTCCACCGAGAGCGCGGGTTCCGCCGAGACCGCCGCGCACCTGCGGGACGTGGTGGAGTCCGCACCAGAGTTCCGGAATCCGATCGCACTGAGCGACGTCGACGTCGCGGATTACGATGCCGTCTTCGTGCCCGGCGGTCATGGTCCGATGGAGGACCTCGCCGTCGACGCCGATGCCGGCCGGATCCTCGTCGCGGCGACGTCCGACCGTCCGGTCGGCGTCGTCTGTCATGGGCCGGCGATCCTGCTGTCCGCGGTCGACGCCGACGGGAAGAACGCCTTCGCCGGCTACACGGTCACGGGCTTCACCAACACCGAGGAGGAGCAGGCCGGGCTCGCCGCCAAAGCCCCATGGCTCCTGCAGGATCGGCTCACCGACGCCGGGCTCAAGGTGCTGACCGGCGATCCGTGGGTCTCGCACATCGAGACGGATCGCAATCTGCTGACCGGGCAGAACCCGGCCTCCTCGTCGACGTTGGCGCATGCGTTGCTCGAACGCCTCGGAAAGGACTCCTGA
- a CDS encoding amidohydrolase family protein, with product MLIRNADVAGRGTVDIRCDAGLITAVGADVPPLVGEEDLDVSGARVMPGLHDHHIHLRSLAATADSVRAGPPAAQGIDELRGLLRDAAAAMPPGTWLRGFGYHESVAGPLSRDDLDTFVADRPLRIQHRSGALWMLNGAACRAIGLDDRDLPGVERDSAGLATGRLWRMDSWLRDLVPTTPPDLGRVSRLAAARGVTGFTDATPGMAQSSVDDLAEAVRAGVIMQRVHCMSTPDIRTPDAPRADTADRFTLGPTKILLDDDRLPTLPELTATIATAHRAGKPVAVHCVTRIQLIITMTALEEAGILPGDRIEHGAMVPEECFAWFRDHAVPIITQPNFPLERAEQYRTEVPDEERPDLWRLGTLRSAGVPVAAGTDAPFGDPDPWLAIHAAATCHSGRARNETVSPAVALELFHGFADDPTVSRTITPGAPADLVVVRATPDDIRDHPTAIEVAATIIGGVPVHLA from the coding sequence ATGCTGATCCGCAACGCCGACGTCGCGGGGCGTGGAACCGTCGACATCCGCTGTGATGCCGGGCTGATCACCGCAGTCGGCGCCGACGTACCGCCGCTGGTGGGGGAAGAGGACCTCGATGTGTCCGGCGCGCGGGTGATGCCCGGCCTGCACGACCATCACATCCACCTGCGATCGCTGGCCGCGACCGCGGACTCCGTGCGGGCGGGACCACCTGCGGCACAGGGAATCGACGAACTCCGCGGGCTATTGCGCGACGCGGCCGCCGCCATGCCACCCGGCACGTGGTTGCGGGGCTTCGGATACCACGAATCCGTGGCCGGCCCACTGAGCCGCGACGACCTCGACACCTTTGTCGCCGACCGCCCGCTCCGCATTCAGCACCGCTCGGGTGCGCTGTGGATGCTCAACGGCGCCGCCTGCCGGGCGATCGGACTCGATGACCGCGACCTCCCCGGCGTGGAGCGCGACTCGGCCGGACTCGCCACCGGACGGCTGTGGCGGATGGATTCGTGGCTGCGCGATCTCGTCCCGACGACGCCTCCCGACCTGGGGCGCGTCAGCCGCCTCGCGGCCGCACGCGGGGTCACCGGCTTCACCGATGCCACCCCGGGCATGGCCCAGTCGTCGGTCGACGATCTAGCCGAGGCCGTGCGCGCCGGCGTGATCATGCAGCGCGTGCACTGCATGTCCACTCCCGATATCCGGACGCCGGATGCGCCTCGCGCCGACACGGCCGACCGCTTCACGCTGGGCCCCACCAAGATCCTCCTCGACGACGACCGCCTGCCCACCCTGCCCGAACTCACCGCGACCATCGCGACAGCGCACCGCGCAGGAAAACCCGTTGCCGTGCACTGTGTCACCCGGATTCAGCTCATCATCACCATGACCGCCCTCGAGGAGGCAGGCATCCTGCCCGGCGATCGCATCGAGCACGGCGCGATGGTTCCGGAGGAGTGTTTCGCATGGTTCCGCGACCACGCGGTGCCGATCATCACGCAGCCGAACTTCCCGCTCGAGCGCGCCGAGCAGTATCGCACCGAGGTGCCCGACGAGGAACGACCCGACCTGTGGCGTCTGGGCACCTTGCGCAGTGCCGGTGTGCCGGTGGCCGCCGGCACCGACGCACCGTTCGGCGATCCTGACCCGTGGCTCGCGATCCACGCGGCGGCCACCTGCCACTCGGGGCGGGCGCGCAACGAGACTGTCTCCCCCGCGGTGGCGCTGGAACTCTTCCACGGTTTCGCCGATGATCCGACGGTGTCGCGCACGATCACGCCGGGTGCGCCCGCCGATCTCGTGGTGGTCCGGGCAACGCCCGACGACATCCGGGACCACCCGACGGCGATCGAGGTCGCCGCCACCATCATCGGCGGTGTGCCGGTTCACCTGGCCTGA